The genomic segment CAACGCGCAGGGGTGCATTCGAAGACTGCGCAAATAACTACAACTGTGCAACTGGTATAATCAATCTGTACATGGAGAAGTACGGCACGGACTGTAACAATGATGGAGTAGTCGATTGCGTCGACTACACGATGTTGCATATCAACGGTGGTCCATTGTGTCACCAGCCGTTGCGCGGATCCTTTGCTAACAGCTTCACGAAGTGTATGCGCCACGCGATCCATAAATTATAATGTCGACCATTAACTGCGATTTATTTTCTGCATTTTAAATTCCCCATGGTTTAACAGGATCGTATAATTTCGGATACGTAGAGAGttttttaaataaagaaaTCTCCTCTAAGCATTTATTCGAAAATATTATACTTCTCCTGGTGGCTTGTAGCGAAGCGTAATTCTAGGCGGTTATTgatattattaatattaatcaAGTGAGGCCtcagcgaaacaaaacagcgACATTATCATCCCAGATCAAGGCTTCAAGTGCCTGTGATTATTATAACTTGATAGTATGAAGCGCATCGACACGGCAATCACTATAATCCACCGTAAATATACCCCAAAGCTTCGGAAGCACTTACTTTCACATCCTTACATTCGTCCTTCAGCAGCGCGGCGATCTTGTTACCAATCGATTCCATCGGCTTACACTTCACGTTTGGATTGTGACAGTGTAGTaatccttttttatgtaatgaaatgaaaatttagaTTAGTGCTAATGTGAGGTGCATTCAGTATCAAATTAAACACCATACCTATAAGTATTGCGGCGTTACCCCGCACTTCTGGCCATTGACTGCGCAGTAGCGGCAGGCAAGCATCGATGAAGTCGCCGATCCATTCCTGCAATTCTTCTCCCTTAAACCAAATATTATTATAATCAGTTTATAGGTAAGCAGCTTAGCATGATGTTCTTCATCACAATCAATGGCATGTACTTACAATCAATTTGGAAAAATCCTTTAAAAATGTATTATATTGCAGCTGGCCATGCTCCATCAGATGTGTTTGGGCAAGCGTTCGCatcttgctggtgctgaggaGGGCGCAGACATTTTTCAACGTAAGCTTACACGCACGTTCAATCATACTTTCTTGCTCACTCAGGTGCAACAATAGGCAGCACAGGTTCGCCTTTAATTGTTCCATTAGCGACTCCGACACCGGTGATGGCATTGATTCTGCACTTCCATCGACGTTAGTAGATATTTGCCTAATTTTTTGGCCGCACATATCCCCGAACAGCAGAATCGCCGATTCCCGTAGTTCCGTTGAGTTGTTTTCAAAGAACGGCCTAATGCGTATGGCCAGTGAGACTTGAAACATTTCAAACTTTTCCGGATCTATCACTTGTAGTACCTTCGACAAGCCGCGTATACTGTCCAGCGGAATATTGATGAAGCAATTCTGATTGTAGTCATCGATACCCTTCAGCAGCGCAGTGAGACACACCTCCGAATACTTTTCGATGTTATGCTTAGTGAGACTGCCCAGGTATGCCATGCCCCGGATGCTAAGTCCACGCACCAAAGGATTCGGATCGTTCAGTGACGAGTTAAGATTAAGCATTACCACAGATGCAGTTTCACCGCTGGGCTGCAAGGGTACCAGATGCGCATAGAAACCGGTTGAGGCGATCCGCTGAGTATCGTAAGGACTGCACACGTACTTGCTCATTGTGGTAACCAGCTGCTTCATAAGTGTCGAATTGATGCCAATCTCGTTGGCTGTAGCTACGCCAAGCGGTGCCAAGatttcgatgaaattattcaGATCACTACTTTTAGCCATATCCGGGCAGATGGTAAGTACAACGGATATCTGCTGCATACCCAGTGTGTCGAGAAACGTATGAAACGCCTCCAAAACCACCTGACACGGGTTCAGCTGTAGCGTTTTCAGTGTGTCTTTTGAGCGCCGATTTCCTTTCTGCTGTGCAGCGTTCGGGGCGCTGCTTTGATGCGAGATTACACTGTGTGGTGGCTGCAATGAGATGTATGAAGCCAGCGTAGAAAGCAGCATGCAGAATATTTCCGCAAACCTCGCCTGCAATTCGGCTCGGATTTCTTCGCATTGAAACACTTCGCCTAGcacaacgatgatggtgaatggtTGCACTGTGACAGACCGTTTCTCATCTATGCGTTCATTTCGTAAAGTTTGCTCGTAAAGACAGGCCGTTGTGACGATGTTAATGAAGTTATCTAAAATAATACCCGTCAGATTTGTGTCCATCGTCAACGTTTTCCAGAATTCGATAACATGACTGGATATACAACAGAAGaaggattattattattattgtggAAGCCATCAAGCAATCTGACGGGCCAGTCATGTTTGCCGATACTTACTCTTCAAGCGGTAAGCACTGGCCAAGTACTTCATTGCACACCAGCTTGGGATGGTGTTTCGTTAAGGCAAGGATAGATTTCAATATGGTAGTTCTAGCCCGTGGTACATCACATATTTTTACAGcctgaaacaaataaaaaacgatACAGTTTGTTATTATGGGACTGGACAAGGTCGCACAGCAGTAATAGGCAATCGAATACGAACATATAGACATTCCTTTACCAGCTCGGGTATAGCATGGAACATATCTGCACCCTTTACATGCATAAACAGCTTCAGCACGTGTGAGGCACCGATGACAGAGCTTTGCTCCGGATCAGCCACGCTTCCCAGAAGACATTTGCTGAACTTGACGTACTGGTAGCTAGACAAACATTGCGCGACTATTCGCGCTAGCTCTCCCGCAATACGATAAATTTCTTTGGGATCATCTGTTACAATCTCGGTGTGTATGCGATTTAACTCTTGCATCCAGTCTACTCGATCATCAGCGACTGTCACCGTTTCGTATACGTGGGCAATTTCTAGAATCTTTGTCAACACTTCAACGCCAGTCTGTCGTACCGTAGCGTTCGAGTCAATACAGCGCGGTATAATTTTGCCCAACATGCTGCCGGTTTGGTTGAACTTCGACGGACCCTCGCAGCCtattttcatcgatttcataTACACTGCAAGCGTGCTATTGTACACGTGGCAGGCGCAAATGCGTGCCTCGGTATTCTTATTCTTGAGCCAGCTCTCCAGAATCGAATGCACATCGTCCAGGCAGGCTGGTGaggcattctgctgctgcagcatttgCTGAATGAATCCGTTCACCTCCGGCAGACAAAGGTTCAAGTTCCGCGCCAAAAAAACGTTTCgcgcgtcatcatcgttgggaTCGAGGCGCGATTTTAGCTTCTGGGCAGtggaaaagaagtaaaaacaaatcgaatccAGCAGCCCATTCACATCAAGCTCGTTCTCTTCGGCATTCAGTTTCACGAGGATAGTTGACAGTTTGATGATCGATGGAAACAACGGTAAGTACTCATTGGATGAATCGGATGTAATGGTcatgcatattttatgcaaatcctGCTTGACTTTTAAAACTACCATCTGCTCCTCACCGTCGGCAGCCAAAAATATGCCTAGCAGAGCTAGCAGCGTGTCCAGAATCAGTTGCTTAACGAACAGTTGCTTGTTTTCGAACTGAGCTATTAGATAGCTCACCACGCTGTCCGTGAAGTATGATGTAATTTTTTCGTTCGGAGCTCGAAACACGATTAGGTTAAGGGCCTGAAGGCTCAATATTTTCATCTTGTACATTTCAACTTCTTTGGCACTGTCTTTGATAAAGTTCAGGTTCGAAAAAAAGCTGTTGGATTTTTTCACCGAACTATCATCGATCACCGTCATCAGTTTGACCATCACTTTATCTAAATGCTCCGCCGATAGATACCCAAGGGAATCAGCATAGTCGCGCATTAGGTACTCGTACTCTTCGCTTCGGAGATTTTTGTCACTTTTTTCCGCCTTCGCTAATCCTACTATCAGATCAATTTTGTTGACTATTAAATGTTCGTTGATGGAGTGGCACAGAAAAATTCCCATCATCTTGACCAGCATGCGCTTTTCCTGGTCGAGTGGGGGTATTTGAAATTCTACTATTTGTGTAGAAGTAATGGGTTGATAGAGCGGTAGCTGATAGAACATTTCGGATATTGTATCCTCAACAAACGAGTGGTTATCGATGTCTTTTATCGTCGAGCGCACTAAATCGTGCAACAGTTCAAAATATCGCGCCTCATCACATCCCCCGTTGAGTTCAGACTGAATTGCGGTTATTTGCTCGTTCCATAGCGGCTTCAGCTGACGATACAGGCAACCGGCGTAGCTCTTCAAGAAACTCAGGAGATTTTGAAGTCGAACGAGATCGTTGAAGCTGCCAAGCAATGCCAACGTGCGTACGAACACAgacgttggcgttggtggggGGGTGTAATCTGCGCTTAGAGACGTTTCCGTTAGATCTAGCTGTTGATCGGGTACCACAGTCATATCCGGATCTTTGGTAAATAGATTCGCGAGACATTTGGCGGTAGTGCTGCATATATCGGTAAACTCGTAGCGCAGATAACAGCTTAATAGTTCCATTTTAAGCACATGATCGACGGTACCAACCGTCGACGATAGGATGTGTATCGTATCACTGCAGGCTCGCTGAAATTCCAAATGCTCCTCTAGCGTGCCGCAGTCCAAGTTTCGTTTGCTCTGCGAACAGCTGCTTTTGATGAGAAACGTCACAAACTCCCGATCCTGCACGAACTTTTTCTGCATGAAGGCAATCACCGTCTTCAGTAGTACGATCTTCACCTTAATCGGTTTTTCTGTCGCAAGCATACTCTTCAAAATGACGACAATCTCCGGCAGTTTACCCCGTACCACCTCTTCGGAGGTGTTCGTTAAGTGCGTCAATACCAAGAGAGATTTAATTCGTTCGCGCTCGTTGTTGTTCCGCAGGTGAAGGAGCAGTATCTCCGTGATCTTTTCGCCGTATTCCGGCGCGAGCAAATCGAAGCATCGCAACACCTCAAAATGACCCTTCACCGTCTGTGGCTTATCGTAATCGGGATTCACGCACACCAGATCAAACAGACAGCCGATCAGGTTGTCGcacatgccagccagcagcttcgAATTCAAATGTAGTACGGTTTTAATTATAGCCGCCAGGTACTGCGTTATGGCGCTCCGATCGAAGCTCTTCCTGTACAGCGCCAATACGCTGGACAgcgttttgtttaaattatcACTAATCTTCTCCACTGGCAGTAGCGGGTACATCAACGCAAACGCGCTCAACACTTCGTTGATCACCTTGGGTTCGCGCGAGCTGAGCCATTGTGACTGAAAGTGCTCGTAAATGCACGACACTTCGTCGTGGATTTCGTACCTGGCACCCGTCATCATCGGTATCTCTTCGTTTGGATTTTGGCGTTGCTGTTCCTGATACTCGAGGAACGCTTCGCAAAACCGACCGATTGCGTAGGCGTACGATTGCCGCTGCACATCCTGCTTAATCATCACCAGGGAAGGCAGTATGTAACCAAGGATCGACTTGATATACGGTACGATGTTCATGTTCGACATGGCCAGTGCGCCAATGGCATCCATTAGCATGTAATTAGCCACTTGCTCCTGGGACAGGTGCTTGAGAAACACCTCCATGATCTCCTTACTGTACTGCCGGCCGACCGAGACGAGAATTTCACGACAAGGATGCTGCACGCTGCTACTCTGTTCGCTACATTTAGTTATCTCGCTGATGCTGTACTGAATGCATTTGGAAGCCGTTTGCTGATCAATGCTGTCGATCAAGTTTGTGGCGATGTACGATAAAACCCTGCAACGTTCGTAACGCGTGTTATTGTTAGGAATCGCTCACTTAACTAGCATCGAGTTGTAGATGTAGAATTGCGTAGgttattttgaaaataaaattagcTTACCTTAGTATTACAATCGTTTGAGCTTCGCTTAGcttaggatttttttttctgtgctcgCAAAACACTTCTACGATTTCATCGTGACGTCTCGCAGCGATCCGCGTTAACGCTGTCTCCGTAGTGATGCGCAGTGCCTCGTCTTTGTCATTCAGGCTGTCTAGCAAGCTGAAAACAATTGCTGGCGAAATATGCATTTTCAATCAGAGATGGAGTCGTCGCTTAGCACTTGTGTATCGAGAATTTGGTGAACATTCAGCTTTCACTTTTTGTTACTGACTCAACGGTTTCCCACGAGCAAAGGCGTACTTCTTAAGTGGAAACCAAAGCCACACTGTGGTTGTCCCCAACGAATTGGAACGCCCGTACGCATCACTATTAAGAAATTTGGGTTTTTTTAGGTTTTCGCCTGCTAACGAACAGCATTCCTGATAAGCCCTGCGAAGAGTGTATGAAAAAATGCGTTATAATGACTTACCGGAAAGATTGTGGTCCTGTTTGATAACGACCGGGCGTAATGGTCTAATTTTGTCTGATGCTTCGTGTCTTTCCATCCTGCACCGCGTTGAAAAACAGCGTCTCAGTGTTGGTCAGTGGATGACTGGCGGTTAACGGCTGGCGGCTGGCTGTCGTAATTTACTTTCTTTCGCTGTTGATTATGTGGCTTCCCTAACCAAGCGTGTATAAGTGATGTTGCTTCACATTCGACGACTTCAATTGGCCGCGATTAGAGAGCGCAGATGATAATAACTGATGATGGGTCGGAGTTTCCGTCTGTCCGGGTTGATCGTATGAACTGATTCCAGCGGCATCCGGTCCGCGGGATTTGGGTTGTTGATGGTGGGCCCACGAAATACACAATTCGGATGGTCTGGAATGGTGAATGAGGATTGCGTTAGATCGTAGTACTGTGGATTTGATAGTGAATCCGCGGAACACTTGACAGCTgattttcgtttgttttggtctgTACCCAAGCAACAAAAGAGCTGGTCTGGATTTGCCTCGGCAGAAAACGGCGTTCCGGcgatttaaattatttaccGTATTTTATTGATGAATTTTGTAGATgctgaataaaattaaacatttaattgACGTCTTGTTTTTTATTGAACGTGTGAAGCCCATGTGAAAATTTCAACAAATAGGCAGTTGGTATGGTGcgatacaaacaaacaaaggagACGgatgtggaaaaaaaaagataaacaaatatTCCCAAAATAAGACAATAATGGATGCACTATAATTAACCCAAAAtcttaattattttccaaacgCTAGGTAAAAATCTTATGACAATTATGGAACGTTGTAAGTAAGTAAATTGCATAGCATCGGGCGCTATTAATTTTCACAGTAAAATAGGCTTGTAGCATGTGGCAACAAATTAGTTATTGCAAGATATGTAATAACTCCTTTCTCTATCACTTAAATGTCTTAGATAGTCATAAAAAATCACCCTAGTGCATGGATGCACCTCCGGTGCATGGATTCGCGTTTTTAAACCGTTAATTGGTTGGTGGAAGCAAAGTGTAGTAAGGAAACAATAGAGTTTCCTTAACACACTTTGGGTGGAAGCTTTGTGTGCAAATACCA from the Anopheles aquasalis chromosome X, idAnoAquaMG_Q_19, whole genome shotgun sequence genome contains:
- the LOC126581613 gene encoding maestro heat-like repeat-containing protein family member 1, with protein sequence MERHEASDKIRPLRPVVIKQDHNLSAIVFSLLDSLNDKDEALRITTETALTRIAARRHDEIVEVFCEHRKKNPKLSEAQTIVILRVLSYIATNLIDSIDQQTASKCIQYSISEITKCSEQSSSVQHPCREILVSVGRQYSKEIMEVFLKHLSQEQVANYMLMDAIGALAMSNMNIVPYIKSILGYILPSLVMIKQDVQRQSYAYAIGRFCEAFLEYQEQQRQNPNEEIPMMTGARYEIHDEVSCIYEHFQSQWLSSREPKVINEVLSAFALMYPLLPVEKISDNLNKTLSSVLALYRKSFDRSAITQYLAAIIKTVLHLNSKLLAGMCDNLIGCLFDLVCVNPDYDKPQTVKGHFEVLRCFDLLAPEYGEKITEILLLHLRNNNERERIKSLLVLTHLTNTSEEVVRGKLPEIVVILKSMLATEKPIKVKIVLLKTVIAFMQKKFVQDREFVTFLIKSSCSQSKRNLDCGTLEEHLEFQRACSDTIHILSSTVGTVDHVLKMELLSCYLRYEFTDICSTTAKCLANLFTKDPDMTVVPDQQLDLTETSLSADYTPPPTPTSVFVRTLALLGSFNDLVRLQNLLSFLKSYAGCLYRQLKPLWNEQITAIQSELNGGCDEARYFELLHDLVRSTIKDIDNHSFVEDTISEMFYQLPLYQPITSTQIVEFQIPPLDQEKRMLVKMMGIFLCHSINEHLIVNKIDLIVGLAKAEKSDKNLRSEEYEYLMRDYADSLGYLSAEHLDKVMVKLMTVIDDSSVKKSNSFFSNLNFIKDSAKEVEMYKMKILSLQALNLIVFRAPNEKITSYFTDSVVSYLIAQFENKQLFVKQLILDTLLALLGIFLAADGEEQMVVLKVKQDLHKICMTITSDSSNEYLPLFPSIIKLSTILVKLNAEENELDVNGLLDSICFYFFSTAQKLKSRLDPNDDDARNVFLARNLNLCLPEVNGFIQQMLQQQNASPACLDDVHSILESWLKNKNTEARICACHVYNSTLAVYMKSMKIGCEGPSKFNQTGSMLGKIIPRCIDSNATVRQTGVEVLTKILEIAHVYETVTVADDRVDWMQELNRIHTEIVTDDPKEIYRIAGELARIVAQCLSSYQYVKFSKCLLGSVADPEQSSVIGASHVLKLFMHVKGADMFHAIPELVKECLYAVKICDVPRARTTILKSILALTKHHPKLVCNEVLGQCLPLEDHVIEFWKTLTMDTNLTGIILDNFINIVTTACLYEQTLRNERIDEKRSVTVQPFTIIVVLGEVFQCEEIRAELQARFAEIFCMLLSTLASYISLQPPHSVISHQSSAPNAAQQKGNRRSKDTLKTLQLNPCQVVLEAFHTFLDTLGMQQISVVLTICPDMAKSSDLNNFIEILAPLGVATANEIGINSTLMKQLVTTMSKYVCSPYDTQRIASTGFYAHLVPLQPSGETASVVMLNLNSSLNDPNPLVRGLSIRGMAYLGSLTKHNIEKYSEVCLTALLKGIDDYNQNCFINIPLDSIRGLSKVLQVIDPEKFEMFQVSLAIRIRPFFENNSTELRESAILLFGDMCGQKIRQISTNVDGSAESMPSPVSESLMEQLKANLCCLLLHLSEQESMIERACKLTLKNVCALLSTSKMRTLAQTHLMEHGQLQYNTFLKDFSKLIGEELQEWIGDFIDACLPLLRSQWPEVRGNAAILIGLLHCHNPNVKCKPMESIGNKIAALLKDECKDVKVSASEALGYIYGGL